The Solanum lycopersicum chromosome 6, SLM_r2.1 genome has a window encoding:
- the LOC138349250 gene encoding uncharacterized protein: MVAGALSRLSMSSVAHVDEEKKQLVFDIYRFAKVGVQLADSTKDGVMVHDVSESSYVMDVKAKKGFDPIMIELKEVVLMKSIESFFQVEMVSLNIKRKHIVLRIHPGSTKMYYNLQEVFWWKGMKNDFAEFMAKCPNCQQVKVEKKRPGGLSQDIAIPTWKW, from the exons ATGGTAGCGGGTGCTCTTAGTAGATTGTCGATGAGTAGTGTGGCTCATGtagatgaagaaaagaaacagttggtttttgatatttatagGTTTGCCAAAGTAGGTGTTCAACTAGCGGATTCCACCAAGGATGGTGTCATGGTCCATGATGTTTCTGAGTCATCCTACGTGATGGATGTGAAAGCTAAGAAAGGTTTTGATCCCATTATGATTGAGTTGAAAGAGGTGGTGCTTATGAAATCCATTGAGTCTTTCTTCCAGGTGGAGATGGTGTCCTTAAATATCAAG AGGAAGCACATAGTTCTCCGTATTCACCCAGGATCCACCAAGATGTACTATAACCTACAAGAAGTCTTTTGGTGGAAAGGGATGAAGAATGATTTTGCAGAATTTATGGCGAAGTGTCccaattgtcaacaagtgaaagttgaGAAGAAAAGACCGGGAGGGTTGTCCCAAGATATtgctattcctacttggaagtggtaA